The region ACCGCGGTCAGTACGTTGGCGTCGAAGTTGTCGCGGTAGCTGTCCGCGATGGAGGCGAGCGTGCCGTCTGGTTCGCGGGCCGCGTTGCCGCCCGCGTTGGCCACCAGTACGTCCACGGGGGTCTCGTCCGCCGTGATGAACTCCCTCACGCGGCCCACCTGTTCGGGGTCGGCGAGGTCCCCCGCGCACCAGCTCGCCGTCGACTCGCCGTACTGGCCGTTCAGGGTGTCGGCCGCCTTGCGCAGGACGTCCTCGCGGCGGCCCAGGAGCACCACCCGGTCCCCGTCAGCGGCGAACGCCTCCGCCGTCGCCAGGCCGATCCCGGTACCGCCGCCGGACACCACCACACGTCGCTGAGTCATGGCCATCCCGTCCTCGGATGTGAATATCGGTCATGTGAGCGTACGGGCTGCGACGCTACGGAGGCCCTGGGGGGACGTCAAGTGGGTTGTGGGCGCGGCTCACAGGGGCTCACAGGGGCGACCGCCAGGTGACCGTCGTACCCGAGCCGCCGCCCTCCGCACGGCCGTTGCCCGTGTCGCCGTCGTCGAAGACCGTCAGGCGGACCCCGGGGCGTCCGTCGGGGAGGGGCGCCGTCGCGTCGACCGTGATCTCGACGCGGGAGACACCGGCGCGGCGGGAGACGGCGGCCAGGGCGCGGCGCAGCGCGGTGAGCAGCCGGCCGGCGACGGGCTCCACGAGAAGGTTCTCCACCGCGCCGGTGAACCCGATGGACGGCTGGAAACCCAGCACCGCGGCCGCGCCCGCCGCCTCCCGCAGGACCTTGCCGCGGAAGGTGGTGGGGGCGTCGGCCGGAGGCTGCTGGAGCGCGAGGATCGCCGTGCGGACCTCCTGGACGGTGGACTGGAGTTCGTCGACGGCACGGCCGAGGATCGCGTGCGCGTCGTCGTCCGCACCGGCGCTCCTGCGTTGTGTGGACTCCAGCATCATGCCGGTCGCGAACAGCCGTTGGACGACGAGGTCGTGCAGGTCGCGGGCGATCCGGTCGCGGTCCTCGTAGACCGCGAGCCGCTCCCTGCTGTGCTGGGCCTCGGCGTGGACCAGCGCCAGCGCGGCCTGTGAGGCGAACTGGGTGGCGAGCAGCCGCTCCACCGCGGTGTACGGACGGCCGCCGCGTCGGCGGGGGAGGGCGAGCGTGCCGATGAGACGGCCGCCCGCCTGGAGCGGCAGCATCATGCTCGGCCCGAACCGGTGCCGTACATGCGTGGTCATCCGCGGGTCGGTCGCCGAGTCGTCGATGAACACCGGTTCGCCGCCGAGGAGTTGTTCGAGGACGGGGCTGCCCGGCTCGATCACGGCGCCGACGATGTCGGAGGGGTCGTCGAGCGTGGAGGCGGTCACGACCTCCATGCCGCCGTCCTCGGTGGGCCGCAGGATGACGCCGGCCTCGGCCTTGGCGAGACGCCGGGCCCGTTCGGCGACCGTCATCAGCGCGTCGGCGGCGCTCTCGCCGCTGAGCAGCGCGGTGGTGACGGCCGCCGCGCCCTCGATCCAGCGCTCGCGCTGTCGCGCCGTCTCGTACAGCCGGGCGTTGCCGATCGCGATGCCGGCCTGGGTCGCCAGGACCCGTACGAGTTGCTCGTCCTCGTCCGTGAACGGGGCGTCGCGCCTCCCGGTGAGGCGCAGGTCGCCGAACACCTCGTCGTCGACGCGGATCGGTACGACCAGCTCCGACGGCTCGGGCGGCTTCGACGGCTCGGGCGGCTCGGGCGCCCGGGGAGGGCCGGCGAGATCGGGGCGTTCCGCCGTACGGATCTCCTTGAGCCCGTCCCGCGCCGGATCGGTCATGTCCAGCGCCGCGTACGGGGCGTCCGTGAGCTCGGCGGCGGCGTCCACGATGTGCTGGAGCGTGGCCCGCAGTTCGAGGTCGGTGCCGACGCTGAGGACGGCTTCCAGGAGCGACGGCAGGCGGGGGACCGGATCGTGCATACCGGGGACTTTCCGAGGCCCGGCCGTCAGAGCGCCAGCGGGTCCAGGATCAGCGGCTCGATCTTGCCCTCCAGCATGTAGCCCAGGCCCTGCACCGCGCACACGTCGGGACGCTCGGCGATGTGTACCGGCATGCCCGTCGCCTGCCGCAGCATCTGGTCCAGGCCCGGCAGCAGCGCGCTGCCGCCGACCATCATGATGCCGCGGTCGGCGAGGTCGGCCACCAGGTCGGGCGGGCAGGCCCGCAGCACCTTCCCGATCCCGTCCAGTACGGCGGTCAGCGGGGTCTGGATGGCGTCGCGTACGGCGGCGGTGTCGACCTGTACGGAACGGGCGAGGCCGGTCGCCACGTCCCGCCCGTGGATCTCCGTGGACGTCGGGCCGTGCGGGGTGAGGCCGTTGCCGGAGAGGGCGAGCTGCAGGGGCCGTACCGACTGCGAAGGAAGCATGAGCTCGTGCTGGTGGCGCAGGTGCTGCACGATCGCGCGGTCGACGGCCTCGCCGCCCACCGGAATGCGCTCGGCGGTCACGATGGACCCCAGGGACAGCACGGCGACCTGGGTGGCGGCCGCCCCGCACACCATGATCATGGTGGCTTCCGGCCGTTCGACGGGCAGCCCGCACCCGACGGCGGCGGCGATCAGCGTGTCGACCAGTTCGACCCGCCGCGCCCCCAGCCCGACCAGCGTCTCGATCGCGGCGCGCTGCGCCAGCGGGTCGGCGTCGTGCGGGGTGCAGGCCGCGGCGCGCAGCCGGGGCTTGCGGCGCAGGGCGCGGCGCACCTTGTCGCCGAGCAGCTGGCGCAGCATGCGCTGGGCCATCTCGATGTCGACGACCGTGCCGCCGGACACCGGCCGCATGACGCGGATGTAGTCGGGGGTACGGCCCGTCATCTTCTCCGCGAACTCGCCGACCGCGATCAGCGCGCCGTTCCTGGTGTTGATCGCGGCGACGCTAGGCTGATCGACGACCAGCCCCGCGCCCTTCACGTACACCCGGGTCCGGGCCGCGCCCAGGTCGACGGCGAAGTGGCAGCGGCGCAACCGCTCGAGGCTGGCGGTCATGGCAGGTCCTCCCGAGAGCAGACCGTGGGGCTCCGCCAGGTGGCGGTCCTTCCTCACATCGTGGACGGGCGCCGGACCAGGCGCCTTTCGTGGGGGGCCGGGCGGGGTGCCGCTGGATGGGTGGTCCTCTCCGGATGCCGGATGGGTGGTCTTGTCCGGATGGGTGCTCCCGGCGCCCTGGCGGAAACCCGCCAGGGCAGTTTCTCGCCAGGTTCCGTCAACTCCCGCGCACCACCGGCCCCCCGAAACTCTTCGCAGCACCGGAGCCACCATGTGCCGACGAGGAGAGGTCATCGATGACCAGAGGACCAGTCAGACGGGGGGCGGCTCTGCTGTCCGCCGGGCTCGTGCTCGCCGTACTGCCCACGGGGCGGGCGGGCGCGGCCGAGGCGGCCGCCCCGGCCCCGACGCGAACCGCCTCCGTCACCCACACCGTCACTCTCGTCACCGGCGACAAGGTGACCGTCACCGACCTCGGCGCCGGAAAGAAGACGGTCACGGTCGAGCGGCCACGGGAGGCCACGGGGGCGGTCCGCACCCAGGTGACGAACGGCGCCGTGACCGTCGTACCGGACGAGGCGCTGCCCTATCTGCGGGCGGGCACCCTCGACCGGCGGCTGTTCGACGTGAGCGAGCTGATACGGCAGGGGCTCACCGACGGGAAGACGGCCGAGCTGCCGCTGATCGTGACGTACGGGAAGGGGGCGCGCGCGGCCGCTTTGCGCGGGGCCGAGCAGAAGCGCGCGCTGCCCAGTATCCGGGGCGCCGCCGTCGCCGCCGACAAGGGGCGCACCTTCTGGCAGTCCCTCACCCGGCAGGGCGGGACGGTCGACAAGGTCTGGCTCGACGGGCGCGTGCACGCCGACCTCGCCGAGAGCAACGCCCAGATCGGCACGCCGCAGGCCTGGGAGGCCGGGCTCACCGGGAAGGGCGTCACGGTCGCCGTGCTCGACACGGGGGTGGACGCCGACCATCCCGACCTGGCCGGACGGGTCTCCGTCAGCAAGAGCTTCATCGACGGGCAGGAGGTCGCCGACCGCAACGGGCACGGTACGCACACGACGTCCACGGTCGGCGGCAGCGGTGCCGCCTCCGACGGCAAGGAGCGGGGCGTCGCGCCCGACGCGACGCTCGCTGTCGGCAAGGTACTCAGCGACGAGGGCTCGGGCAGCGACTCGGAGATCATCGCGGGCATGGAGTGGGCCGCGCGGGACGTGCACGCCAAGGTGATCTCCATGAGCCTCGGCTCGACCGAGGCGAGTGACGGTACGGATCCCATGGCGCAGGCGGTGAACACGCTGTCCAAGGAGACCGGCGCCCTCTTCGTCGTCGCCGCGGGCAACACCGGCGCCCCCTCCTCCATCGGCTCGCCCGGCGCCGCCGACGCCGCGCTGACCGTCGGCGCGGTGGACTCCGCCGATCAGGCCGCCTACTTCACCAGCGCAGGACCGCGCTACGGCGACAACGCCCTCAAGCCCGATCTGTCCGCACCCGGCGTCGACATCCTGGCGGCCCGCTCCCAGCTCGTCGCCGGCAGTGGTTACTACACCTCCATGAGCGGTACGTCCATGGCGACGCCGCATGTCGCCGGTGTGGCCGCCCTGCTCGCCGAGAAGCACCCCGACTGGACCGGCGCCCAGCTCAAGGACGCCCTGATGTCGACGTCGAAGCAACTCGACGCGTCCGCCTATGTGCTGGGCTCGGGCCGGGTGAGTGTGCCGGACGCGATCGACGCGAAGGTCACCGCCACCGGGAGCGCCGACCTCGGTTTCTACAGCTGGCCGTACGAGGCGAACCAGCCCGTCACGAAGACCGTGACCTACGCCAACTCCTCCGACGCGGCGGTCGAGTTGAGCCTCGCCGTGCGGGGCGCCGCCGACGGGGTGGCCACCCTCGCCGACTCCACGCTCACCGTGCCCGCGCACGGCACCGCGTCGACGACCGTGACGGGCGACGGCTCGAAGGCGCCCGTGGGCGACACCTCCGGGCAGATCGTCGCCTCCGCCGGCGGCACGCCCGTCGCGCACACCGCGTTCGGGCTGGTCAAGGAGGAGGAGCGGTACACGCTCACCGTCCACGTCAAGGACCGCGCGGGTGAGCCGACCGCCGCCTACCTCGCGGTGCAGCAACTCGCGGCGGGCGTGGACCCGTTCCCGGCCTCGGTCGACGACTCCGGCACCCTGAGACTCCGGCTCGCGCCGGGGGCGTACAACCTGACCTCCTTCCTCGACGTGCACGGCAGTCACGGTGCCGACTCGCTCGGGCTCGGCTTCCTCGCCGCGCCCGAGATCACCCTCGACCGTGACCGTGAGGTCACCCTCGACGGACGGCAGCTCCGGGAGATCCGGGCCGAGGTGGAGCGGCGGACCGAGACCCGGCAGCTGCTCATGGAGTACGACCGGAACGCGGGCGGCTCCGACCAGTTCGGCGCCGTGCAGGTGCCCGTGAAGTACGACAGCATCTTCGCCGCGCCGACCGCGAAGGTCACCCAGGGCACCTTCGAGTACCGGACCGTGTGGCGGCTGGGGAAGCCGTTGCTGGAGGTGAAGGGCGTCGGCGAGGCGGTCGCGCAGCCGGGCGCGACTCTGATCGAGGGGCGCCGCGAGCTGCCGCTGGTGGACGTCGGGACCGGACCGTTCACCGGGGTGAGCGGCAAGGCCGTGCTCGCGACACTCGCCGACGGTGTCGAGCCCACCGCCCTCGCTCAGGCAGCCCAGGACGCGGGCGCCAAGGCGCTGTTCGTCACCGACGGCGCGGCCGGGCGCCTCAACGCCTGGTTCGGCACGGACGACTACGCCGACCGGCCGCTGCAGGTCGCCACGGTGAACGCGGCGGACGCGGCACGGCTGCGGGCCGCCGGGCGTGTGGACATGACCGGGACGCGCAACACGCCGTACGTCTACGACCTCTCGGAAGGGCACGAGGGGGCCATTCCGCGCGGCGACCTGACGTACGAACCGGGCGCGCGTGAACTCGCCGTGCTGGGCACCAGGTTCCACGCGGTCAAGCCCGTCTCCGGCAGCGAGTTCCGCTACTCGGTCACCGACGCCTTCCCCATCGGGATCGGCTTCCAGGAGCGGATCGACTACCCCGCCGAGCGGACCGACTACGTGTCCACGGGCACCGGACAGACGTGGATGGAGTCCGTGAACCTCGGGGCGGGCACGCTGGAGGAGCGCAGCGGGCTCGTCCACTACCGCGGGGGCTCGCACACGACGCTGAACTGGTTCAAGCCGGTCTGGCACGCGTGGCTCGGCACCGGGCTCGGCTGGGGACAGGAGCGCGCGGGCAACCAGATCCAGTTCAACACGCCCGGCTGGGGCGACTCCGGGCCCGACCACACGGGCTTCGGCGACGTGTGGAGCGACGACACCGGAATGACCCAGTTCACGTCCGTGTACCAGGACGGCACCCTGGTCGACCGGCGCAAGAGCTCCGGCGCGTACGTGTGGGACGCGCCCGCCGACGAGCACACCTACAAGGTCGTCACGGACACCACCCTCGACCCCGACCGCTGGACCCTGTCCACCAAGGGCCATTCCGAGTGGACCCTCCGCTCGGCGGCCACGCCCGCGGACCGCTGGACGTTCCTGCCGCTCGTCAACCTCGGCTACGACATCGACACCGACCTCGCGGGCGCGGTGCGCGGCGGCGGCCGGGTGCCGGTGGGGATCCACGCCGAGTACGTCAAGGGCGCGCCCGGCACCGGGACCATCGGGGGCGGGAAGCTGGAGGTGTCCTACGACGACGGGAAGTCGTGGCAGACGGTCCCGCTGTCGGGCGGTGGTGGCGCGGCCTCCTGGAAGGGGACGTTGAGCGTGCCGCGCGGCGCGGAGTTCATCTCCCTGCGGGCCTCGGCACGGGACGACCGGGGCGGCTCGGTGAGCCAGGAGGTCATCCGGGCGGTGGGGGTACGGTAGCCCGCCTCCGTCCCCTGTGAACGGGCGGCGCCGGTTCCCCTTGGGAGGGGGGAGCCGGCGCCGCCGCTCGACTTCGGTTCAGTGCGCCGGGTGGCACGTTCAGCGCCCCGCGTGCTCCACGATGCCCCGGACCACGCCCAGCTCCACCAAGTCCTGGGGCCGGATGCGGAGTTGGTCCGCCGTGGCGTGCACCTCGCTCGCCGGGCGCTTGAGGATCGCGGCCGCGAGCTCCGGCGCGATGACGGAGAAGTAACTGTCCGGCGTGGCCCAGGTGTTGCCGGGCGCGGCCAGCGCGAGCGCGCCGCCCGAGCCGCCCTCGCCGATCACCAGGGTGGTGACGGGTGTACGGGCGGTGGCCACCGCGGCGAACAGGTCCGCGATCGCCGAGCCCGCGCCCTGCCGCTCGGCCTGAGCGTCGTTGGCGGCGCCCGGGGTGTCCACCAGCGTCAGTACGGGGACGCCGAGCCGGCCGGCGAGCCGGATCAGCCGGGCGGCGGTGCGGTATCCGGCGGGGCGGGTCGCGGTCCCGCACTGGGCGGCGTACGCCACGGTCCGCCCCGCGGGTCCGGAACCGAACCCGCACAGCATGCCGTCGTCGCTGCCGCCGCAACGGTCGCCGCTGATCGCGGCGCGGCGCGAGAAGTAGGCGTCCAGGTAGGCGGCGGCCCGGGGGCGTTCGGGGGAGCGGGCGTGCCGGACGGCGTCCCAGCCGGTGGCGGGGAGGACGGGGGCGCCGAGGGCGGACGGCGGAGGGACGGGCTCGACCTCGCTCCCGACTTCGGCCGCGGGTGCGGTCAGCAGGGCCAGCCACAGCGCCAGTGTCTCCCGCAGCTCCTCCTCCCGTACGACGGCGTCCACCGCGCCCGCCGCCACCTGGGCCTCGGCCGTGTACGCCGCCGGGTCCGCGCCGGGCGGGCGGACCCGGGAGCCGGCGAAGCCGACCTGGGAGCCGGGCAGCGCCAGGGTCACGTCGGCGCCCGCACCCAGCGTCGCCCAGCCACCGCCCGTCGTCGGATCCCGCAGCACGGCGATCTGCGGCAGCCCCGCCTCCCGGGCGAGCGCCGACTGCCGTGCCACGCGCTGGAGCTGGGTGAGCGCGAGCATGCCCTCCTGCATCCGGCTGCCACCCGTCGCGACGAGCGAGACGACCGGCAGGCGGTGCTCGCGGGCATGGGTGTAGGCCGCCTCGACGCGGTCGCCGGTGCGTTCGCCGAGCGAGCCGCCGAGGTAGCCGAACTCGAAGGCGATCAGTACGGCGCGGGTGCCACCGATGACCGCGGTGCCGCAGACGACGGACTCGTCCTCGCCGGTACGGGTGACGGCGCGGCGGCGCGAGTCGTCGTACCCCTGCCAGGACAACGGACCGTTCGGCTTGAACACCCGCATGGG is a window of Streptomyces mirabilis DNA encoding:
- a CDS encoding rod shape-determining protein; the encoded protein is MTASLERLRRCHFAVDLGAARTRVYVKGAGLVVDQPSVAAINTRNGALIAVGEFAEKMTGRTPDYIRVMRPVSGGTVVDIEMAQRMLRQLLGDKVRRALRRKPRLRAAACTPHDADPLAQRAAIETLVGLGARRVELVDTLIAAAVGCGLPVERPEATMIMVCGAAATQVAVLSLGSIVTAERIPVGGEAVDRAIVQHLRHQHELMLPSQSVRPLQLALSGNGLTPHGPTSTEIHGRDVATGLARSVQVDTAAVRDAIQTPLTAVLDGIGKVLRACPPDLVADLADRGIMMVGGSALLPGLDQMLRQATGMPVHIAERPDVCAVQGLGYMLEGKIEPLILDPLAL
- a CDS encoding S8 family serine peptidase, with product MTRGPVRRGAALLSAGLVLAVLPTGRAGAAEAAAPAPTRTASVTHTVTLVTGDKVTVTDLGAGKKTVTVERPREATGAVRTQVTNGAVTVVPDEALPYLRAGTLDRRLFDVSELIRQGLTDGKTAELPLIVTYGKGARAAALRGAEQKRALPSIRGAAVAADKGRTFWQSLTRQGGTVDKVWLDGRVHADLAESNAQIGTPQAWEAGLTGKGVTVAVLDTGVDADHPDLAGRVSVSKSFIDGQEVADRNGHGTHTTSTVGGSGAASDGKERGVAPDATLAVGKVLSDEGSGSDSEIIAGMEWAARDVHAKVISMSLGSTEASDGTDPMAQAVNTLSKETGALFVVAAGNTGAPSSIGSPGAADAALTVGAVDSADQAAYFTSAGPRYGDNALKPDLSAPGVDILAARSQLVAGSGYYTSMSGTSMATPHVAGVAALLAEKHPDWTGAQLKDALMSTSKQLDASAYVLGSGRVSVPDAIDAKVTATGSADLGFYSWPYEANQPVTKTVTYANSSDAAVELSLAVRGAADGVATLADSTLTVPAHGTASTTVTGDGSKAPVGDTSGQIVASAGGTPVAHTAFGLVKEEERYTLTVHVKDRAGEPTAAYLAVQQLAAGVDPFPASVDDSGTLRLRLAPGAYNLTSFLDVHGSHGADSLGLGFLAAPEITLDRDREVTLDGRQLREIRAEVERRTETRQLLMEYDRNAGGSDQFGAVQVPVKYDSIFAAPTAKVTQGTFEYRTVWRLGKPLLEVKGVGEAVAQPGATLIEGRRELPLVDVGTGPFTGVSGKAVLATLADGVEPTALAQAAQDAGAKALFVTDGAAGRLNAWFGTDDYADRPLQVATVNAADAARLRAAGRVDMTGTRNTPYVYDLSEGHEGAIPRGDLTYEPGARELAVLGTRFHAVKPVSGSEFRYSVTDAFPIGIGFQERIDYPAERTDYVSTGTGQTWMESVNLGAGTLEERSGLVHYRGGSHTTLNWFKPVWHAWLGTGLGWGQERAGNQIQFNTPGWGDSGPDHTGFGDVWSDDTGMTQFTSVYQDGTLVDRRKSSGAYVWDAPADEHTYKVVTDTTLDPDRWTLSTKGHSEWTLRSAATPADRWTFLPLVNLGYDIDTDLAGAVRGGGRVPVGIHAEYVKGAPGTGTIGGGKLEVSYDDGKSWQTVPLSGGGGAASWKGTLSVPRGAEFISLRASARDDRGGSVSQEVIRAVGVR
- a CDS encoding GAF domain-containing protein, whose amino-acid sequence is MHDPVPRLPSLLEAVLSVGTDLELRATLQHIVDAAAELTDAPYAALDMTDPARDGLKEIRTAERPDLAGPPRAPEPPEPSKPPEPSELVVPIRVDDEVFGDLRLTGRRDAPFTDEDEQLVRVLATQAGIAIGNARLYETARQRERWIEGAAAVTTALLSGESAADALMTVAERARRLAKAEAGVILRPTEDGGMEVVTASTLDDPSDIVGAVIEPGSPVLEQLLGGEPVFIDDSATDPRMTTHVRHRFGPSMMLPLQAGGRLIGTLALPRRRGGRPYTAVERLLATQFASQAALALVHAEAQHSRERLAVYEDRDRIARDLHDLVVQRLFATGMMLESTQRRSAGADDDAHAILGRAVDELQSTVQEVRTAILALQQPPADAPTTFRGKVLREAAGAAAVLGFQPSIGFTGAVENLLVEPVAGRLLTALRRALAAVSRRAGVSRVEITVDATAPLPDGRPGVRLTVFDDGDTGNGRAEGGGSGTTVTWRSPL
- a CDS encoding carboxyl transferase domain-containing protein; translation: MTERFSAREAIALACDDFRELPVPMRVFKPNGPLSWQGYDDSRRRAVTRTGEDESVVCGTAVIGGTRAVLIAFEFGYLGGSLGERTGDRVEAAYTHAREHRLPVVSLVATGGSRMQEGMLALTQLQRVARQSALAREAGLPQIAVLRDPTTGGGWATLGAGADVTLALPGSQVGFAGSRVRPPGADPAAYTAEAQVAAGAVDAVVREEELRETLALWLALLTAPAAEVGSEVEPVPPPSALGAPVLPATGWDAVRHARSPERPRAAAYLDAYFSRRAAISGDRCGGSDDGMLCGFGSGPAGRTVAYAAQCGTATRPAGYRTAARLIRLAGRLGVPVLTLVDTPGAANDAQAERQGAGSAIADLFAAVATARTPVTTLVIGEGGSGGALALAAPGNTWATPDSYFSVIAPELAAAILKRPASEVHATADQLRIRPQDLVELGVVRGIVEHAGR